In one window of Vespa crabro chromosome 6, iyVesCrab1.2, whole genome shotgun sequence DNA:
- the LOC124424936 gene encoding ankyrin repeat domain-containing protein 13C isoform X1: MVLDNMICFKTQATMADNTESEQYPLHKCIFQGDIKTLSSLIRTHDLSQKDKQGNTPLHLAVMLGRKECVLLLLAHGAPVKVKNLAGWSPLAEAISYGDRQTISSLVRKLKQQAREQMEERRPSLIAALHQMGDFYMELKWDFQSWVPLLSRVLPSDICRIYKSGASIRMDTTLVDFNDMRWERGDISFIFNGDKKPGKSLTILDNKAKLYQRLRYEETEVEIENEVDILMSSDIMATQMSTKGITFTRAQTGWIFREDKREMVGPFTADFYQINGMVLESRKRREHLSEEDLQKNKAIMESLTKGNSQGFANDEPPMRRASLNPPPESNITWEEYKLAPSGQCPLLGRNMVYKESSKPFKATVAMSPDFPLTVDMLLNVLEVVAPFKHFNKLRQFVLMKLPPGFPVKIDIPILPTVTAKITFQEFSFRDDVDPELFQVPSDYFKDPMRFDVR, from the exons ACACAAGCTACAATGGCTGACAACACTGAAAGTGAACAGTATCCTCTTCATAAATGCATCTTCCAAGGGGATATAAAAACCTTAAGTTCATTGATTAGGACACATGATCTCAGCCAAAAAGATAAACAAG gAAATACACCTCTGCATTTAGCTGTGATGTTAGGAAGAAAAg AATGTGTTCTGTTATTACTCGCCCATGGTGCACCTGTTAAGGTAAAAAATTTAGCTGGATGGAGTCCACTAGCCGAAGCGATTAGTTATGGTGACAGGCAAACTA TATCATCTTtagtaagaaaattaaaacaacAAGCAAGAGAACAAATGGAGGAAAGAAGGCCGAGTTTAATTGCTGCTTTACACCAAATGGGTGATTTTTATATGGAGTTAAAATGGGACTTTCAAAGTTGGG tgCCTCTACTATCAAGAGTATTACCATCGGATATATGTAGGATATATAAAAGTGGAGCGTCAATTAGAATGGATACTACTCTTGTAGACTTTAATGATATGAGATGGGAAAGAGGTGacatatcgtttatttttaatggaGATAAAAAGCCTGGCAAATCTTTGACTATCCTTGACAATAAGGCTAAACTTTATCAACGTTTGAGATATGAg gaaacagaagttgaaattgaaaatgaagTTGATATCCTTATGTCTAGTGATATAATGGCAACGCAAATGTCGACCAAAGGTATAACATTTACTAGAGCCCAGACTGGATGGATTTTTAGAGAAGATAAAAGG gAAATGGTAGGACCTTTTACAGCAGACTTTTATCAAATTAACGGTATGGTATtagaaagtagaaagagacGGGAACATTTGAGCGAAGAAGATTTGCAAAAGAACAAAGCTATAATGGAATCCCTTACAAAAGGAAATTCGCAAGGGTTTGCAAACGACgaa CCTCCTATGAGAAGAGCATCTTTAAATCCACCCCCAGAGTCGAATATTACATGGGAAGAATATAAACTTGCACCTTCAGGACAATGTCCTCTTTTAGGAAGAAATATGGTTTATAAAGAAAGTAGTAAGCCCTTCAAAGCAACTGTTGCTATGAGTCCAGATTTTCCATTAACAGTAGACATGCTACTCAATGTTTTGGAAGTTGTAGCACCATTTAAGCATTTTAACAAATTGAGACAATTTGTTCTAATGAAATTGCCTCCCGGTTTCCCTGTGAAGATCGATATACCTATTTTACCTACCGTTACGGCAAAAATAACTTTTCAAGAGTTTTCCTTTCGTGACGATGTTGATCCAGAATTATTTCAAGTACCGTCGGATTACTTCAAAGATCCTATGAg GTTTGACGTAAGATAA
- the LOC124424936 gene encoding ankyrin repeat domain-containing protein 13C isoform X2, whose product MVLDNMICFKTQATMADNTESEQYPLHKCIFQGDIKTLSSLIRTHDLSQKDKQGNTPLHLAVMLGRKECVLLLLAHGAPVKVKNLAGWSPLAEAISYGDRQTISSLVRKLKQQAREQMEERRPSLIAALHQMGDFYMELKWDFQSWVPLLSRVLPSDICRIYKSGASIRMDTTLVDFNDMRWERGDISFIFNGDKKPGKSLTILDNKAKLYQRLRYEETEVEIENEVDILMSSDIMATQMSTKGITFTRAQTGWIFREDKREMVGPFTADFYQINGMVLESRKRREHLSEEDLQKNKAIMESLTKGNSQGFANDEPPMRRASLNPPPESNITWEEYKLAPSGQCPLLGRNMVYKESSKPFKATVAMSPDFPLTVDMLLNVLEVVAPFKHFNKLRQFVLMKLPPGFPVKIDIPILPTVTAKITFQEFSFRDDVDPELFQVPSDYFKDPMSNESD is encoded by the exons ACACAAGCTACAATGGCTGACAACACTGAAAGTGAACAGTATCCTCTTCATAAATGCATCTTCCAAGGGGATATAAAAACCTTAAGTTCATTGATTAGGACACATGATCTCAGCCAAAAAGATAAACAAG gAAATACACCTCTGCATTTAGCTGTGATGTTAGGAAGAAAAg AATGTGTTCTGTTATTACTCGCCCATGGTGCACCTGTTAAGGTAAAAAATTTAGCTGGATGGAGTCCACTAGCCGAAGCGATTAGTTATGGTGACAGGCAAACTA TATCATCTTtagtaagaaaattaaaacaacAAGCAAGAGAACAAATGGAGGAAAGAAGGCCGAGTTTAATTGCTGCTTTACACCAAATGGGTGATTTTTATATGGAGTTAAAATGGGACTTTCAAAGTTGGG tgCCTCTACTATCAAGAGTATTACCATCGGATATATGTAGGATATATAAAAGTGGAGCGTCAATTAGAATGGATACTACTCTTGTAGACTTTAATGATATGAGATGGGAAAGAGGTGacatatcgtttatttttaatggaGATAAAAAGCCTGGCAAATCTTTGACTATCCTTGACAATAAGGCTAAACTTTATCAACGTTTGAGATATGAg gaaacagaagttgaaattgaaaatgaagTTGATATCCTTATGTCTAGTGATATAATGGCAACGCAAATGTCGACCAAAGGTATAACATTTACTAGAGCCCAGACTGGATGGATTTTTAGAGAAGATAAAAGG gAAATGGTAGGACCTTTTACAGCAGACTTTTATCAAATTAACGGTATGGTATtagaaagtagaaagagacGGGAACATTTGAGCGAAGAAGATTTGCAAAAGAACAAAGCTATAATGGAATCCCTTACAAAAGGAAATTCGCAAGGGTTTGCAAACGACgaa CCTCCTATGAGAAGAGCATCTTTAAATCCACCCCCAGAGTCGAATATTACATGGGAAGAATATAAACTTGCACCTTCAGGACAATGTCCTCTTTTAGGAAGAAATATGGTTTATAAAGAAAGTAGTAAGCCCTTCAAAGCAACTGTTGCTATGAGTCCAGATTTTCCATTAACAGTAGACATGCTACTCAATGTTTTGGAAGTTGTAGCACCATTTAAGCATTTTAACAAATTGAGACAATTTGTTCTAATGAAATTGCCTCCCGGTTTCCCTGTGAAGATCGATATACCTATTTTACCTACCGTTACGGCAAAAATAACTTTTCAAGAGTTTTCCTTTCGTGACGATGTTGATCCAGAATTATTTCAAGTACCGTCGGATTACTTCAAAGATCCTATGAg CAATGAATCGGACTGA
- the LOC124424936 gene encoding ankyrin repeat domain-containing protein 13C isoform X3 encodes MADNTESEQYPLHKCIFQGDIKTLSSLIRTHDLSQKDKQGNTPLHLAVMLGRKECVLLLLAHGAPVKVKNLAGWSPLAEAISYGDRQTISSLVRKLKQQAREQMEERRPSLIAALHQMGDFYMELKWDFQSWVPLLSRVLPSDICRIYKSGASIRMDTTLVDFNDMRWERGDISFIFNGDKKPGKSLTILDNKAKLYQRLRYEETEVEIENEVDILMSSDIMATQMSTKGITFTRAQTGWIFREDKREMVGPFTADFYQINGMVLESRKRREHLSEEDLQKNKAIMESLTKGNSQGFANDEPPMRRASLNPPPESNITWEEYKLAPSGQCPLLGRNMVYKESSKPFKATVAMSPDFPLTVDMLLNVLEVVAPFKHFNKLRQFVLMKLPPGFPVKIDIPILPTVTAKITFQEFSFRDDVDPELFQVPSDYFKDPMRFDVR; translated from the exons ATGGCTGACAACACTGAAAGTGAACAGTATCCTCTTCATAAATGCATCTTCCAAGGGGATATAAAAACCTTAAGTTCATTGATTAGGACACATGATCTCAGCCAAAAAGATAAACAAG gAAATACACCTCTGCATTTAGCTGTGATGTTAGGAAGAAAAg AATGTGTTCTGTTATTACTCGCCCATGGTGCACCTGTTAAGGTAAAAAATTTAGCTGGATGGAGTCCACTAGCCGAAGCGATTAGTTATGGTGACAGGCAAACTA TATCATCTTtagtaagaaaattaaaacaacAAGCAAGAGAACAAATGGAGGAAAGAAGGCCGAGTTTAATTGCTGCTTTACACCAAATGGGTGATTTTTATATGGAGTTAAAATGGGACTTTCAAAGTTGGG tgCCTCTACTATCAAGAGTATTACCATCGGATATATGTAGGATATATAAAAGTGGAGCGTCAATTAGAATGGATACTACTCTTGTAGACTTTAATGATATGAGATGGGAAAGAGGTGacatatcgtttatttttaatggaGATAAAAAGCCTGGCAAATCTTTGACTATCCTTGACAATAAGGCTAAACTTTATCAACGTTTGAGATATGAg gaaacagaagttgaaattgaaaatgaagTTGATATCCTTATGTCTAGTGATATAATGGCAACGCAAATGTCGACCAAAGGTATAACATTTACTAGAGCCCAGACTGGATGGATTTTTAGAGAAGATAAAAGG gAAATGGTAGGACCTTTTACAGCAGACTTTTATCAAATTAACGGTATGGTATtagaaagtagaaagagacGGGAACATTTGAGCGAAGAAGATTTGCAAAAGAACAAAGCTATAATGGAATCCCTTACAAAAGGAAATTCGCAAGGGTTTGCAAACGACgaa CCTCCTATGAGAAGAGCATCTTTAAATCCACCCCCAGAGTCGAATATTACATGGGAAGAATATAAACTTGCACCTTCAGGACAATGTCCTCTTTTAGGAAGAAATATGGTTTATAAAGAAAGTAGTAAGCCCTTCAAAGCAACTGTTGCTATGAGTCCAGATTTTCCATTAACAGTAGACATGCTACTCAATGTTTTGGAAGTTGTAGCACCATTTAAGCATTTTAACAAATTGAGACAATTTGTTCTAATGAAATTGCCTCCCGGTTTCCCTGTGAAGATCGATATACCTATTTTACCTACCGTTACGGCAAAAATAACTTTTCAAGAGTTTTCCTTTCGTGACGATGTTGATCCAGAATTATTTCAAGTACCGTCGGATTACTTCAAAGATCCTATGAg GTTTGACGTAAGATAA
- the LOC124424936 gene encoding ankyrin repeat domain-containing protein 13C isoform X4 yields MQRINDVAECVLLLLAHGAPVKVKNLAGWSPLAEAISYGDRQTISSLVRKLKQQAREQMEERRPSLIAALHQMGDFYMELKWDFQSWVPLLSRVLPSDICRIYKSGASIRMDTTLVDFNDMRWERGDISFIFNGDKKPGKSLTILDNKAKLYQRLRYEETEVEIENEVDILMSSDIMATQMSTKGITFTRAQTGWIFREDKREMVGPFTADFYQINGMVLESRKRREHLSEEDLQKNKAIMESLTKGNSQGFANDEPPMRRASLNPPPESNITWEEYKLAPSGQCPLLGRNMVYKESSKPFKATVAMSPDFPLTVDMLLNVLEVVAPFKHFNKLRQFVLMKLPPGFPVKIDIPILPTVTAKITFQEFSFRDDVDPELFQVPSDYFKDPMRFDVR; encoded by the exons ATGCAAAGAATAAATGATGTTGCAGAATGTGTTCTGTTATTACTCGCCCATGGTGCACCTGTTAAGGTAAAAAATTTAGCTGGATGGAGTCCACTAGCCGAAGCGATTAGTTATGGTGACAGGCAAACTA TATCATCTTtagtaagaaaattaaaacaacAAGCAAGAGAACAAATGGAGGAAAGAAGGCCGAGTTTAATTGCTGCTTTACACCAAATGGGTGATTTTTATATGGAGTTAAAATGGGACTTTCAAAGTTGGG tgCCTCTACTATCAAGAGTATTACCATCGGATATATGTAGGATATATAAAAGTGGAGCGTCAATTAGAATGGATACTACTCTTGTAGACTTTAATGATATGAGATGGGAAAGAGGTGacatatcgtttatttttaatggaGATAAAAAGCCTGGCAAATCTTTGACTATCCTTGACAATAAGGCTAAACTTTATCAACGTTTGAGATATGAg gaaacagaagttgaaattgaaaatgaagTTGATATCCTTATGTCTAGTGATATAATGGCAACGCAAATGTCGACCAAAGGTATAACATTTACTAGAGCCCAGACTGGATGGATTTTTAGAGAAGATAAAAGG gAAATGGTAGGACCTTTTACAGCAGACTTTTATCAAATTAACGGTATGGTATtagaaagtagaaagagacGGGAACATTTGAGCGAAGAAGATTTGCAAAAGAACAAAGCTATAATGGAATCCCTTACAAAAGGAAATTCGCAAGGGTTTGCAAACGACgaa CCTCCTATGAGAAGAGCATCTTTAAATCCACCCCCAGAGTCGAATATTACATGGGAAGAATATAAACTTGCACCTTCAGGACAATGTCCTCTTTTAGGAAGAAATATGGTTTATAAAGAAAGTAGTAAGCCCTTCAAAGCAACTGTTGCTATGAGTCCAGATTTTCCATTAACAGTAGACATGCTACTCAATGTTTTGGAAGTTGTAGCACCATTTAAGCATTTTAACAAATTGAGACAATTTGTTCTAATGAAATTGCCTCCCGGTTTCCCTGTGAAGATCGATATACCTATTTTACCTACCGTTACGGCAAAAATAACTTTTCAAGAGTTTTCCTTTCGTGACGATGTTGATCCAGAATTATTTCAAGTACCGTCGGATTACTTCAAAGATCCTATGAg GTTTGACGTAAGATAA